A stretch of the Arachis stenosperma cultivar V10309 chromosome 6, arast.V10309.gnm1.PFL2, whole genome shotgun sequence genome encodes the following:
- the LOC130934716 gene encoding uncharacterized protein LOC130934716 translates to MVKEEWRGLGKIQFTDKLKALTIPLREWHKANFGDMDNKIMKFEEEIKKIDDLVSNRVYDGTMEARRKALVTCCERWYVRKEIHWKHMSRSRQAKEMEKNTRYFHNIASARRRNNRIDTLLINGRLVRNQARIKIPIGGYYKELYHQESSPMVGFRDGLVGRIEQEESANLEALPTAEEIREAVWDCESFKTPGYDGYNMNFIKRCWGEIRPEFTAAVMGSFRLQGCRRTPTSLGWRWHLSSLGQGRLKICDLSAWLGAYTRLSPSVKWSFVDIVLQKMGFGHRWRSWIMECVTVASMSILINGSSSKPFKMERGLRQGDPLSPFLFVLVVDVLHQMVGEEIRNGRISPLLIGRDTIALSHLQFADDTILFCPLEEETIKNYKQLLRCFELMSGLSINFDKSSLISINCDEQWIQSMCQLLGCKRDFLPVKYLGIHLGANPRLVNTWKPIIDKVEEKLSLWKAKVLNKAEKLVLIKSVLNSLPVYYLSLFKMPRVVAEKLISLQRKFL, encoded by the exons ATGGTTAAAGAGGAATGGAGAGGTTTGGGGAAGATTCAGTTCACAGACAAGTTGAAAGCATTGACAATTCCATTAAGGGAATGGCATAAGGCTAATTTTGGGGATATGGACAACAAAATTATGAAATTTGAGgaagaaattaagaagattgATGATTTAGTGAGCAATAGAGTATATGATGGAACAATGGAGGCTAGAAGGAAGGCGCTGGTTACTTGCTGTGAGAGGTGGTATGTTAGGAAAGAAATTCATTGGAAACATATGTCTCGATCTCGGCAAGCAAAGGAGATGGAAAAAAATACAAGATACTTTCACAATATAGCTTCAGCAAGAAGGAGGAATAATAGGATCGATACACTGTTAATCAACGGCAGACTGGTCAGGAATCAAGCTAGAATAAAAATTCCTATTGGAGGGTACTACAAGGAGTTATATCACCAGGAAAGTTCTCCTATGGTGGGTTTCAGGGATGGCCTGGTGGGTAGGATAGAGCAAGAAGAGTCTGCAAATCTGGAGGCACTGCCAACGGCGGAGGAGATCAGAGAGGCTGTGTGGGATTGTGAGTCTTTTAAGACACCAGGTTATGACGGATACAACATGAATTTTATTAAGAGGTGTTGGGGTGAGATTAGGCCTGAATTCACGGCAGCGGTGATGGGTTCTTTCAGACTTCAAGGCTGCCGGCGGACTCCAACATCACTTGGGTGGCGTTGGCACCTAAGTTCATTGGGGCAAGGGAGATTAAAGATCTGCGACCTATCAGCATGGTTGGGTGCGTATACAAGGTTATCTCCAAG TGTCAAGTGGAGCTTTGTGGATATTGTTTTGCAGAAGATGGGGTTTGGGCATAGATGGAGATCGTGGATTATGGAGTGTGTGACTGTAGCATCTATGTCGATCCTGATAAATGGGTCGTCATCCAAGCCGTTCAAGATGGAAAGAGGATTGAGACAAGGTGACccactttctccttttttgtttGTACTGGTTGTGGATGTACTACATCAAATGGTGGGAGAGGAAATTAGGAATGGACGTATATCACCATTGTTGATTGGGAGAGATACTATAGCACTGTCGCATCTACAGTTTGCTGATGACACAATTTTGTTTTGCCCACTAGAGGAGGAAACTATTAAGAATTACAAGCAGCTCTTGAGATGCTTTGAGTTGATGTCAGGACTCAGTATTAATTTTGACAAGTCGAGCTTGATTTCGATAAATTGTGACGAACAGTGGATTCAGAGTATGTGTCAGTTGTTGGGTTGTAAGCGTGATTTCCTTCCAGTCAAATATTTGGGTATCCATTTAGGTGCAAATCCGAGGTTGGTAAATACTTGGAAGCCTATAATAGACAAAGTGGAGGAGAAGCTCAGTTTATGGAAAGCTAAAGTACTAAATAAAGCTGAAAAGTTGGTGCTGATTAAATCAGTTTTAAATAGTCTGCCAGTGTATTATTTGAGTTTGTTCAAGATGCCGAGAGTTGTTGCTGAGAAGTTGATTTCATTACAGCGAAAGTTCTTGTAG